One stretch of Ananas comosus cultivar F153 linkage group 6, ASM154086v1, whole genome shotgun sequence DNA includes these proteins:
- the LOC109711294 gene encoding LOW QUALITY PROTEIN: leucine-rich repeat extensin-like protein 2 (The sequence of the model RefSeq protein was modified relative to this genomic sequence to represent the inferred CDS: inserted 1 base in 1 codon) — protein sequence MELPGSRARSVATTTAMFFAATLLLLIISAASASASASVEPPASWSFPNARLRAAYVALQTWKQTAIFSDPRNLTGGWSGPDVCSYFGVFCAALPSDPSXDGAGFLPDELFLGLPDLALFHLNSNRFCGTLPRALAGLALLHELDLSNNRFVGAFPGVVLDLPALRYLDLRFNEFEGPIPAGLFDRPLDAIFLNSNRLRRPIPANLGDSPASVVVLAHNRLGGCIPPSIGRMADTLNEIVLLDDGLAACVPPEVGLLRRLTVFDVSFNLLQGPLPSALSGAADLQQLDVAHNRLTGAVPEAVCALPRLENFTYAYNFFTSRPPACPPAMDGRFNCIPGQPSPRPPGQCAAAAAHPFDCTKSDCSRHHYPYPVPFPPAPPAHEWRRGYIPPPAPVGGPTRGNLRRPPPPAANSHTTPPAFPATTPPPPSSAYQPGHRMPLPPYHPTPSPSSPAGSSPPPGSPTAPSYQTPPPPKGHDGGLPFPPVVGIPYASPPPPAIPYN from the exons ATGGAGCTGCCGGGTTCTCGAGCGAGAAGCGTAgcgacgacgacggcgatgTTCTTCGCGGCGACGCTTCTGCTGCTGATCATctcggcggcgtcggcgtcggcgtcggcgtcggtggAGCCGCCGGCGTCGTGGTCGTTCCCGAACGCGCGGCTGCGGGCGGCGTACGTGGCGCTGCAGACGTGGAAGCAGACGGCCATCTTCTCGGACCCGCGGAACCTGACGGGCGGCTGGTCGGGCCCGGACGTCTGCTCCTACTTCGGCGTGTTCTGCGCGGCGCTGCCGTCCGACCCCT CTGACGGGGCCGGCTTCCTCCCCGACGAGCTCTTCCTGGGCCTCCCCGACCTCGCCCTCTTCCAcctcaactccaaccgcttctgCGGCACCCTCCCGCGCGCCCTCGccggcctcgccctcctccacgagCTCGACCTCAGCAACAACCGCTTCGTCGGCGCCTTCCCGGGCGTCGTCCTCGACCTCCCCGCCCTCCGCTACCTCGACCTCCGCTTCAACGAGTTCGAGGGCCCCATCCCCGCGGGCCTCTTCGACCGCCCCCTCGACGCCATCTTCCTCAACTccaaccgcctccgccgccccatCCCCGCCAACCTCGGCGACTCCCCGGCCTCCGTCGTCGTCCTCGCCCACAACCGCCTCGGCGGCTGCATCCCGCCCTCCATCGGCCGCATGGCCGACACCCTCAACGAGATCGTCCTCCTCGACGACGGCCTCGCCGCCTGCGTCCCGCCCGAGgtcggcctcctccgccgcctcaccGTCTTCGACGTCAGCTTCAACCTCCTCCAGGGGCCCCTCCCCTCCGCCCTCTCCGGCGCCGCCGACCTCCAGCAGCTCGACGTCGCCCACAACCGCCTCACGGGCGCCGTCCCGGAGGCCGTCTGCGCGCTGCCCAGGCTCGAGAACTTCACCTACGCCTACAACTTCTTCACGTCGCGCCCGCCCGCCTGCCCGCCGGCCATGGACGGCAGGTTCAACTGCATCCCCGGCCAGCCGTCCCCGCGCCCGCCGGGCcagtgcgccgccgccgccgcccaccccTTCGACTGCACCAAGTCCGACTGCTCCCGCCACCATTACCCCTACCCCGTCCCCTTCCCTCCGGCGCCGCCGGCCCATGAATGGAGGCGGGGCTACATTCCGCCGCCCGCCCCCGTCGGCGGCCCCACCAGGGGCAACTTACGCCGCCCGCCCCCTCCCGCCGCCAACTCTCACACAACTCCCCCCGCCTTTCCGGCTactacgccgccgccgccttcgtcCGCATACCAGCCCGGGCACCGAATGCCGCTGCCGCCTTACCATCCCACTCCATCGCCCTCCTCGCCGGCGGGTTCTTCACCGCCTCCGGGATCGCCGACAGCTCCGTCGTATcagacgccgccgccgccgaagggTCACGACGGAGGGCTGCCATTCCCGCCGGTTGTCGGCATTCCCTATgcgtctccgccgccgccggccattCCCTACAACTGA